In Sebaldella termitidis ATCC 33386, one DNA window encodes the following:
- a CDS encoding branched-chain amino acid ABC transporter permease has product MDKKNIKKLTYILSAILIVILFFLLQIIVQINSYYSTILCNIFIYVLFAVSLNITVGLMGQLSLGHAGFIAVGAYSSVMFTKYVFTSVPNDAVRLILGCIIGGLFAAFFGFLVGIPILRLKGDYLAIITLAFGEMIKFTIQNLDFLGGAAGIRRIPQITTFTSIYWIVVICIIIITMIMTSRYGRLVLSIREDEIAAENIGIPINKIKLFGFTISAMFAGVGGALLAHSYPTLEPLQFNFVFSIDILVMVVLGGLGSITGAIVSASLLTILNESLRSFANFFPSNIGMYVQQGRYAFYALVLIFIMIFRPSGLLGTGEFRLNGIIKKLFPGKKNNEARKG; this is encoded by the coding sequence ATGGATAAAAAAAATATAAAAAAACTAACATATATACTCTCTGCTATACTTATTGTCATTTTATTTTTTCTCCTGCAGATTATAGTACAGATTAATTCTTACTATTCTACGATCCTGTGTAATATATTTATTTATGTATTATTTGCAGTCAGTCTTAATATCACTGTGGGACTCATGGGACAGCTGAGTCTGGGACATGCAGGATTCATAGCTGTCGGAGCATATAGCAGTGTCATGTTCACTAAATATGTCTTTACCTCTGTGCCTAATGATGCTGTGAGACTTATTCTCGGTTGTATTATAGGCGGATTATTTGCAGCTTTCTTTGGATTTCTTGTAGGTATTCCCATATTAAGACTTAAGGGAGATTACCTTGCGATAATCACACTTGCATTTGGTGAAATGATAAAGTTCACTATACAAAACCTTGATTTTCTCGGAGGAGCAGCTGGAATCAGAAGAATCCCGCAGATTACTACATTTACATCAATATACTGGATTGTAGTTATCTGTATTATTATTATAACAATGATAATGACTTCAAGATACGGGAGACTTGTTCTTTCTATCAGAGAAGATGAAATAGCCGCAGAAAATATAGGAATTCCCATTAATAAAATAAAGCTCTTCGGCTTTACTATATCTGCAATGTTTGCAGGAGTGGGAGGTGCGCTTCTGGCACACAGCTATCCTACTCTTGAGCCTCTGCAGTTTAACTTTGTATTTTCTATTGATATACTTGTTATGGTTGTTCTGGGCGGTCTTGGAAGTATTACAGGTGCTATTGTTTCCGCTTCGCTTCTTACGATTCTGAATGAATCATTAAGAAGTTTTGCTAACTTTTTTCCTTCAAACATCGGAATGTATGTACAGCAGGGAAGATATGCTTTTTATGCACTGGTACTGATCTTTATTATGATATTCAGACCAAGCGGACTTCTCGGTACAGGTGAATTCCGTCTTAATGGTATCATAAAAAAATTATTTCCGGGAAAAAAGAATAATGAAGCGAGAAAGGGGTAG
- a CDS encoding ABC transporter ATP-binding protein, translating into MSLLETKNLCISFGGLKAVDDVNIELNDRELIGLIGPNGAGKTTLFNLLTGVYKPTSGSVNVNGIDTEKLSTPQIINLGLARTFQNIRLFKNLSVLDNVKLALDSNLKYSVVTATLRLPKYWREEKSADERALDFLKIFDLDKVSDLLAGNLPYGQQRKLEIARALATNPKLLLLDEPAAGMNPQETKELMETIQLIRDKFEIAILLIEHDMDLVMGICERLYVLNFGKIIAQGTPVEIQNNPEVITAYLGE; encoded by the coding sequence ATGTCTTTATTAGAAACCAAGAACTTATGTATATCCTTTGGAGGGCTGAAAGCAGTCGACGATGTTAATATAGAGCTAAATGACAGAGAGCTGATCGGTCTTATCGGACCAAACGGTGCCGGTAAAACTACACTTTTTAACCTTTTAACTGGTGTTTATAAACCTACCAGCGGCAGTGTCAATGTAAACGGTATCGATACTGAAAAGCTTTCCACTCCTCAGATTATTAATCTGGGACTGGCAAGAACTTTTCAGAATATAAGATTATTTAAGAATCTTTCAGTTCTTGATAATGTTAAGCTCGCTCTTGACAGTAACCTGAAATATTCTGTAGTCACAGCTACTTTAAGACTGCCGAAATACTGGAGGGAAGAAAAAAGTGCCGATGAAAGAGCTCTGGATTTTTTAAAAATATTTGATCTTGATAAAGTATCAGATCTGCTTGCCGGGAATCTTCCTTACGGTCAGCAGAGAAAACTAGAGATCGCAAGAGCACTGGCTACGAATCCGAAACTTCTGCTTCTTGACGAGCCTGCTGCAGGAATGAATCCTCAGGAAACCAAAGAATTAATGGAAACAATTCAGCTGATAAGAGATAAATTTGAAATTGCTATTTTACTTATTGAACATGATATGGATCTGGTAATGGGAATATGTGAAAGGCTGTATGTACTGAATTTTGGAAAAATTATTGCACAGGGTACACCTGTGGAAATTCAGAATAATCCTGAAGTAATTACAGCTTATCTTGGGGAATAA
- a CDS encoding ABC transporter ATP-binding protein, whose product MNILEVNDLNVYYGAIHAIKNISFEIKKGEIVTLIGANGAGKTSTLHAISGLITPRSGEISLNGMNITNKEAHKLLGLGMAHVPEGRRIFTNLTVLENLEMGAFIRNDKDKIKKDLNNIFDMFPRLAERKKQLAGTMSGGEQQMLAIARALMSRPELLLMDEPSMGLAPILVQEIFKTIEKINKENNVTILLVEQNAHMALSIANRAYVLETGKIIMSGDANELANNDDIKKAYLGG is encoded by the coding sequence GTGAATATTTTAGAAGTAAATGATCTAAATGTTTATTATGGCGCAATACATGCCATAAAAAATATATCATTTGAAATAAAAAAGGGTGAAATAGTTACTCTGATAGGTGCCAATGGTGCCGGTAAGACTTCTACGCTTCATGCTATTTCAGGATTGATTACACCCAGATCCGGTGAAATATCATTAAACGGAATGAATATTACCAATAAGGAAGCTCATAAGCTTCTTGGACTTGGTATGGCACATGTCCCTGAAGGCAGAAGAATCTTTACCAATCTTACTGTTTTGGAAAATCTTGAAATGGGGGCTTTTATCAGAAATGATAAAGATAAAATAAAAAAAGATCTTAATAATATATTTGATATGTTCCCAAGACTTGCAGAAAGAAAAAAACAGCTCGCAGGTACCATGAGCGGCGGAGAACAACAGATGCTTGCAATTGCCAGAGCCTTAATGTCCCGTCCCGAGCTGCTTCTTATGGATGAGCCTTCTATGGGACTGGCTCCTATTCTGGTTCAGGAGATTTTCAAAACCATTGAAAAAATAAATAAAGAAAACAACGTTACTATACTTCTTGTTGAACAAAATGCACATATGGCTCTTTCTATAGCTAACAGAGCATATGTTTTGGAAACTGGCAAAATAATTATGTCTGGTGATGCTAATGAACTTGCTAACAACGATGATATTAAAAAAGCTTATTTAGGCGGATAA